The Vigna radiata var. radiata cultivar VC1973A unplaced genomic scaffold, Vradiata_ver6 scaffold_91, whole genome shotgun sequence genome includes the window GTTTGAGGAGGgtatcagaaaaataaataataatagaaaaaaaaaagaaaaatagaaacaaaatcaCATTACTGAACTGCCAAAGAAGATTAATACCGCTTAGttgtgttctttttatttttatttttgatccTATATACATGcttttcacttttcttctctCGTAAGTTCTTTATTTTCCTTGCTTTCTACATTGAGAAAGTTATATTTCTTTCCTTCCTCCTCTAAAatcttttaaagtttaaataatgGAAGTGTTTAGCAAGGTATGTCCGCAATTGTCACTTTTCTATTCATTGATTTTAACCAATTCGATAGTAGATGAGAAAGACCTTTTACCCACCTTATATATCACCATTAAAAGTTGGAAAGAGAAGCATTTCTAATCATATAACATTTAGGGCTCGTTATTCAGAATTTCTGGAATTTTAATTCTCTTTGGTTTAATAAAGCAAAATATGTATGATAAGATATGATATATACGatgaaggatttttttttagtattaactagaaataaaatcaatttataatatataaatagatgtaaaCATCATGTTATAAGAcaattttgtgagattgaattagacttaaagtaaatatgatataaaaaaacatcaaattatcttttaaattattatcatttataattcttttgttatgtacaaaaactgttttaaattataaaaaaactaaaactaaccAAATGAATTATACGTTACCAACCAAGtacgattttttttaatgagtttgAATGAGACGTGATAAATGGTGATGAACCCTAAAACGAGCACCCAGACAAAATTGATGAGAAACCATATGTAAAGTGGATATAGGAGGAAATATCATtacaacataattaaaaacTCTTTAGTACAAATAAAATAGCTCATTCAAGATGAGAGAGGCATATAAGTGGAGCCCTCGTCACCTTTTGTCTTATTCTTATACTATTCAGGATATAATATACTCATGCTATAATGAGTAGTTTCCAGTGCCAGGTTCTGTGACTTCTTCAAAACTTGATACTGCAAGTGTAACCAAAAAATGAATCATGAGATAATGAATCTCAAATAAAAGATACCTAACTTTGTAAAACATTATTGTAGTTTGCATAGTGAGCTGAGGTAATTACCCATGTTAGTGATGAGATTGAAAttcatgaaaacattaaaaaaaaattgaataaaaacttctttttatggataattatataatcataacaattttctcattcatttcatttacatatattatattttcatatcacATATTTCTCATTCCATTTTTTGAGTCATCATCATGTAAGATAAAAATAGTTCAAGCTGACTCTTTTGTCACTTCCAATAatcatttatctttatattacGAGTTTTatgcaataatattttaaaaatacttttactaaaaaatcaaacttaaaactaatttttttttctttttatccgtttcattctttctttgatagatgttatcttatttatttgagATCAACATACTTTTATCTATCAACTAGCTTTTTCACAATaagatgatttttctttagtttatatATGGTTGAACGAACTATAGAAGTTTATGTTTGAAAAAACATAATgatatacttttacatttatttacatagaatataaacataaaataattataaatgtataaagttttgtatttttttagaataaaagagtttaaaaagtaagaaataataatatcaaatgtaTATGTatgaaagaataattaaaaaaaaaaagtctttttaacaatttttttttacaatttttttgataacgtgacagtttgtgattggtctatttcaaatattttttagaataaattaaaacagaccaatagaATTGTGACACGTgttctgttataaaaaaaggtgttaaaaaagaattgttaaaatattattttcttaaaaaaatagtaaaagaatttaaaaagacGCATATTGACTTATTTatagactaattttaattataaaatataagtttggaaaactacaaaaaagaatttgaacaatggattttttttgtcttacCTAGCGCAGTTGGTGGAGGTGCTGATCTTGTAGGGGATGCTGACGCCACACTTGCCCGGGAGTATGGCTGCGTTGTTAGCATTGAATCCACCGATCCTGCCGGCCTCGCTTTTGAGGCAATTGCACACGGCCTGGCGGTCTGGGGTGGTCTTTGCGGCGGCGTTGAGGGACTTCACTCCGGCGCAGCATGACGGCGGCACGATCCCACCCTTGGTGATGAATGGGATGCATGAAGTGAGGGAACTTGCGACCTGGCCGCAGGTGATGGCATGTGCCGTGGGTGCGGTGGCAACCACCAAGCACAGGAGGGCAACGACGCACGCACACTTGATGCTGGCCATGGAAACTAACAATGAAGGAGTAGCGAATTGAAGAAATGGGATTTGGTTTAGGGTTTGGAAGAAATTGATTGAGTTGGTGAGTGAGAGGGTTGCGGGGTGTGGGCTTTATATAGAAGAAGGGAAGCTGAAGGAACTACTGGTGAAGTGAAGTCGTGTATGTGACCCTCACTGATAACtgtttttctgtatttttaaaaaagaagaaaaagaaaaagaaaataatattaaattaatgtaaaaaattttaatacgttaaaaattaatttttattcactGAATaaattaatgatcattaatccaaacaatattaaaaatacgtGATGACTTaagatcaaaacaaaatattatataaataaagaaaaacttacggttacctaaattaaaatttgctaATTTCACGTAAATTTTAGTCTATTGTAATTTTCTAATTCTacttaattcaaaatttgaattatatcgtataaaaaaatagtttcttttaCTAATCTAAGTAAAGATTTTATGAAAAGTGACGTAAAGAGTAATTGGAGATTACCGACAGTAGTGGGAACAGGGGAAGAAGGGCTGTAAGTTGGTGGTGGCAAGAATTTACACGATTAGTAGGGTAATACTAATTacaagtttaaattaattttgtaatattattgtttcatctcataaattatattgtttaaatactttttttttattttactaaatattttttaaacaaaatcataacagataaaatttaaaaataaataatattttaaatttacagtAATTGATGTAACAATGTGATTCGATAGATTTAGTATGGAAAcaaatacaattatattaattgaaaaaagaaaagaacatcaATTTATATACCAAAAGATGTTCATCCAAGTAAGATTCAATATATTTATCACAATGAAAGACACAAGAAGTACTTtcaaaagagtttttttttttcttttttttttttcaatttttagacTTTTTTTAATTAGCAACCTTAAAAACATGTCAGAACGAAATTCAAACGGTATGTTGCTGTGTTAAATCTAAAGTGGTTTCCCAGTTCTTGTAATTCATTTTACTCAAATTTGAAGACTTTCTTCCGATCCTTCCGAATTTAccccaaaaataaataattggtcACCATGATTACTCCAACTATTCTTAATATATGTTCAgacttttctattattatacATTGGAAATTccatacaaacaaaaaaataattttccttcATATTATATAAGTAACAATAAATTCAGGTATTTTAGTTTATGAGATTTAGTGAGAATCCgtcataaacattttttaagttattttagttCCTTATTAGTATTTTGTTAGATATGAACATtgaagtataataaaaaaaattaaatttattaataaaattcatcaataatcataaattttgataaaatgattatcaacaaattttatgatgaaaaaatcTATTGATAATtaccaataataaaaaagtgataattatttattaataattataaactatcAAAAtcttttagtaaatattttatctttttcatttttcatttttcttcttctttctctttctctttcttcttttctatcacaaaatttgtttttccttctcctctttTTCAATactaacaaatttattcataaattttaccACAACAAAATAAGTACTCAAAGTaagaacttttattttattgaaaaaatttattaataataataatgattgaTAACAAACATTATAACTTAGTGATAGATCTATTACATACAAATATTTCTatcaaaaagaaatattttaatttatcgaTAAATATTACGGATAAATTTATTACTGATATATATTtctattgataattaaaattttaaaattttatcaataaaattattttgacaattaattatttgttgtcagtattaattatttttgttagtaaagtttaatttaacattttcttgAAGTTGAACAGGATAAATGAAatgtttgtatattattttttctataagaaGAGTATTGAAGCCCAAAATGCTTTGTCAAAGTTTCTTGTTCCATTACGTATGATGGTATATTGAATTCGTTCTcactttctttttacttttttttttttttgtctatttgtCGGTTATTTATCCTCTTTTACGTTATTTTCGTTTGTCTATATTGTCCACTTTTATTTGTCTTGTCCCTCCATTTATATGCACCTAAAGATAAGTTTAATCTActtttccttatttattttcaatttcatatcgaaaaatatttttattatatttgaaataaaggagaaataaaacagaaaaaaataattatatatatttatatatagtcgTCAAAATGGATTGAAACTCGTAAGTCAATTCGGTTTACCACGGgtttgagtcgggttgggttagaaaaaatgcaaaaatttagATGCGAGCCAATTTTAACCTGACTCACTAAGAATCCGGCTCACACAGGTTGAACCCTTGATAGGTCGGATTGGTTCCCCAacccacctattttttttttaaattaaattaattattcaaatcctattttttatcaaaatcaaattaatcaaattaattattcaatattattagttaacactgttttttattgtattgtagatggagataaagaagaagacGTTTCAAGAAAGCATAATACTGTGGATCTATCCATTCAAGACTCCAATTTAATAGATGAATAATATTATAGATTGGATAATTCAAGAATatatcatttgttttattttgtttttagacCTATTTACAAGCATGACAATTTTAtgttgtgttatatatttttgttatcgaCTATATGTAATTTCTTGGTCAAATGGTTGTATATGTCTCATTaaagtaaattgattttatgcTTGATAGCTTAGAATATATATCAATTGGTCCAATcattattgtttcaatttgatcgatcaaagtaacatgttataagaatctcagaagaagatggtgaaaaaaaagttaattaagtgagtcaatgaGCCAActcgtttaacccaccaactcGTAGTGGATCGGGtcaggttcaaattttttcggctcgctaataaataagCTGGGTTGAATTAACTCACTAAATGATCAAACTGTGATGAGTCGAGTCGGGTCATCCTACTCATTTTGATAACTAATAAATGAGAGGGGTAGGATTCACTCATTACGTCATCAAGTCtacttatatataaagatattctctctctctttttttattgttttatttaaatttaattgatttttataatttaatttttttaaaactaaataaataaaaataatttaaaaataaataaaaactatgtataattaaattataaaaattatttatagtttattattatttattatcataaaaaaaatgtaaaaacatatattttcatcaGTGAAATAATAATTTCCCTCTCAATATTTAGTTTATAGAATTTTATCACtagattttttatgttttttttcagtaataaataatatgttaataaaaaaaatacttaagttTACATACCTATATCTATAAAGAAACTAATGTTCGAAATAACTAATTAGTTAAAATGTGTCTAACCTCGTTTTCACACAAACCAAAACTTATATACCAAATTCCCAAAACCatcatttttttgtcttttccatacaaataaataaataaataaataaataaataaataaataaatatatatatatatatatatatatatatatatatatNNNNNNNNNNNNNNNNNNNNNNNNNNNNNNNNNNNNNNNNNNNNNNNNNNNNNNNNNNNNNNNNNNNNNNNNNNNNNNNNNNNNNNNNNNNNNNNNNNNNNNNNNNNNNNNNNNNNNNNNNNNNNNNNNNNNNNNNNNNNNNNNNNNNNNNNNNNNNNNNNNNNNNNNNNNNNNNNNNNNNNNNNNNNNNNNNNNNNNNNNNNNNNNNNNNNNNNNNNNNNNNNNNNNNNNNNNNNNNNNNNNNNNNNNNNNNNNNNNNNNNNNNNNNNNNNNNNNNNNNNNNNNNNNNNNNNNNNNNNNNNNNNNNNNNNNNNNNNNNNNNNNNNNNNNNNNNNNNNNNNNNNNNNNNNNNNNNNNNNNNNNNNNNNNNNNNNNNNNNNNNNNNNNNNNNNNNNNNNNNNNNNNNNNNNNNNNNNNNNNNNNNNNNNNNNNNNNNNNNNNNNNNNNNNNNNNNNNNNNNNNNNNNNNNNNNNNNNNNNNNNNNNNNNNNNNNNNNNNNNNNNNNNNNNNNNNNNNNNNNNNNNNNNNNNNNNNNNNNNNNNNNNNNNNNNNNNNNNNNNNNNNNNNNNNNNNNNNNNNNNNNNNNNNNNNNNNNNNNNNNNNNNNNNNNNNNNNNNNNNNNNNNNNNNNNNNNNNNNNNNNNNNNNNNNNNNNNNNNNNNNNNNNNNNNNNNNNNNNNNNNNNNNNNNNNNNNNNNNNNNNNNNNNNNNNNNNNNNNNNNNNNNNNNNNNNNNNNNNNNNNNNNNNNNNNNNNNNNNNNNNNNNNNNNNNNNNNNNNNNNNNNNNNNNNNNNNNNNNNNNNNNNNNNNNNNNNNNNNNNNNNNNNNNNNNNNNNNNNNNNNNNNNNNNNNNNNNNNNNNNNNNNNNNNNNNNNNNNNNNNNNNNNNNNNNNNNNNNNNNNNNNNNNNNNNNNNNNNNNNNNNNNNNNNNNNNNNNNNNNNNNNNNNNNNNNNNNNNNNNNNNNNNNNNNNNNNNNNNNNNNNNNNNNNNNNNNNNNNNNNNNNNNNNNNNNNNNNNNNNNNNNNNNNNNNNNNNNNNNNNNNNNNNNNNNNNNNNNNNNNNNNNNNNNNNNNNNNNNNNNNNNNNNNNNNNNNNNNNNNNNNNNNNNNNNNNNNNNNNNNNNNNNNNNNNNNNNNNNNNNNNNNNNNNNNNNNNNNNNNNNNNNNNNNNNNNNNNNNNNTATATATATATTGAGACCAGTGGAGGaagaaatttttatatgtttccacttttaatttaggcaatattaaattttattttattttcaccaatCTCTTTCTTAATTCTCGTATTTTCTTTCCTCTATCTCTTTCTATCGCAGTTCTCTCCGCAGGAACAAATTGCCAGtcgtttttcataatttttcaatcattaattttaaaaagtatattttttctctatattaaatttaaatttttttaaaaattacaatgtacTGTTTCCAAATTTAGCAGGACTAATGTTACAAGAAATTAAATCAAAaacttaaacaaatatttaaaaaaggaaaaagattagagcaatactttaaaaatatgtaaatttttagatgataataataattgtttttttttttcagttaaagtgataaaaaaaaggtcTTGTCACTTTATTGCTAGTTGTTTGTTGGAGGTTGAATTCCATTGAATGCAACAAACATGTTTCATCGTTTTGTCAATCTGGTACAAGATCAAACATTTGATGCCAACACGTATTTCTTAAGTATCACTATCAACAACGCTACAATGTGCCACATACTCCATTATTGAATTTAGTTGAGAAAAACAAGACATATGAACAAAACCAGAACTTGATGAATTTCTTCTAGCAAAACTATTTATTCACCAAATTGTATAATTGGTTCGGCAGCGTCGGTTGTTATGTCAAGTTCCagtaatttaacttttatgcttttctgatttttcttcttaattcttCATTCTTCACATCTCCTTTTACTTCTTTAAATTTCTGTTAAAATAGGAAAGATAACTTTATTTGTAGAATTGtctgtttctttttctaaaattttatggtttcaaacaagaaattaaaagataagGTTTCAATTTGTGGTTTAGATTTTGTTCAGGGAGAAAGatgaaaatatttacttttactcttagttttaattatataaaaaaaaaattgtaaattgatttatgttattattttctaattaattttttttcttttccttagatTTTAACTATtacactaaaattatatatatatatatatatatatatatatatatatatatatatatatatatatatatatatattcttcgtacatataatataatcataaatcaCCATCTTTCTAAAATGAACGAAcggaaaaagatgaaaaatataattttagtaaattataGAATATCTTGTCTATTTCTAATTTAtcccatttcttcttcttcttttcttctatcttttaattaatttattctatattttatttttatctattttcacgtttgtaatatatttttattaaacatatttttctcctATCTAACAAAcgtaatttttctaatatatttttatggttCCCGTTGTAGTAAGATGTGAGAACAACAAAAGGAGCTATGAGTAATTCATTCATTATGCTATCTTCTCAACTAATTTAGGTTTTTTATGTAATGGAATTATATAATGCAGAAATCTCTTTCAGGTGATTAAATGTCACCCACTCACCTATATTGTCCTTAAATTATGTCGTTATCATTGTTAATGGCTTTAGATATCTAAAAGTGGCATAAGATTGGTATTAGTCTATTTATAAGGTGATAATGTGGAAGTTTGGAATCTATAAGATTGGTAAGCCTTTATTATTTGTGATGATGTGGCTGTACCTGAATTCAATGATATATTGATATTGtgaatatgtttaaatttgtaagactttattatatattaattactttttataatctTAGATGCAgtctttgtattattttaaagttgttaTTGTGTAagtgaaaaaaacaaatatattcttCACTCTTTTTAACAGATAATAGAAGAAatactattataaaaataaaaataaaaatagaagtaCAAAGTAACTTAACAAAAGTTAATAAAGGAATCGGGTTATTAAGTCAGAAGAATTAGGTTAATAGAAGTGAATTTATTCTTGAACGTGACAAAGTTTTGGTGAATATATCAATCACTTGATATTTAACTTTGACATAAATCAGTTTAACGAATTTATTGTTTACTAgtttaactttgatataaataAGACATGTTGCAAACGTGACAttccatatttatatatatatggggtttgttaacacgcgtacgtctgtttttcagttggtacgttttaacaatgtgtaccggattatagtagacaaaaataccctcatatatcatggattctatgttttaaggtcaagggtatttaaataattttcattctcaaaactaaaaaaaaaaagaaaccccaaacccttactcacctccctcattcctctcaaccctttctctttcatctctctcactccaacattttttctgtcATTTCTATTGtagccccaattaaaaaaaattagaaacactgcaatttcttacaaaaaatgattttataatgagttttcattttataatttttgtcttatctaattttatctaattttcacaagcataatgacatatgaaagaattggtaattcgcctggaaaaaaaaattagaaacactcggtattaaacaatttcttagaaaaaatgattttataatgagttttcattttataatttttgtcttatctaattttatctaattttcataagcataatgacatcagaaggaattggtaattggcctgaaggttttttaagagatgacgattcaatatctgcagatgatgaaattagagaggttagtgaagataatgaaattgaagagatcttgaatgaacatttgcctgaaggcgaatatgccaatgactcaactctttagaaaggtaaattgtttaacgaggagtatttctattttttttttcagttggacctatcataggatgatagagaaaaggttggagtgagagaaatgaaagagaaaagattgagaggaatgaaagaggtgaATAAGgatttgggggtttctttttttagttttcagaattaaaattatttaaatatccttgactttaaaacttagaatccataatatatgagagtatttttgtctactataatccggtacacattgttaaaacgtaccaactaaaaaacaggcgtacgcgtgttaacaaacccctatatatatatatatataaatatgtcaTCAATCATATAATAGAAAGTAGTTAAGACAGTAGTTAATGTATTTAGGATTATAGTTATTCTTAAAAgagaattagaatttaaaactaGAGTAGAGTCCTCCTTCAAAAATGctagaaattttaaaactttaaaacatgataaagttcttcaaaataacttAGGCTAAGAGAAATAAAGCCTAGTGGACTAGATTGCAGCATCGCCATCTCCTTCCAAAGCTGTCTCCAAAGGAACCTTAtcttcctctgctcacatcaAAGTGGACgatcattgtaaaagaaagCACATACAACAAGCAatacaaacaagcaagggtgagctaattatatttaaaacattcatCATAGGAGCATATACATACAAGAGTAAACTTCATTCAATATCAATTTAAAGCATACATCTTAACATGTgatattctagacttgactcataCCAATTTAACCAATACATAAGCATGTAACAACCAAGTACTTCAAGCATGCAAGGACCATAACACAATACAGACTATGACCAAATGCATTATTCTGATACTAATgaccgaccacgtgatttgactatccggactagtatgaaatgtcaagttccaggggtttgtgcacccGAGTGGTGTAGTAACCGGAAAATCATCAGCTGTCAcccaaggttagtccgttataacTCACCAAAGAACCTATGGgttaggacctcctgctattctcaccacatgactcatcactctctacttgagcatggatgatcattagaatgttagGATAAACCCTATAAGGACTCTCtggccattcatacggtcaatcacaacaaaccaaagggcaccaccatgtaacctcccttgaggatcatggaactacgtccatcaa containing:
- the LOC106753074 gene encoding non-specific lipid-transfer protein 1 → MASIKCACVVALLCLVVATAPTAHAITCGQVASSLTSCIPFITKGGIVPPSCCAGVKSLNAAAKTTPDRQAVCNCLKSEAGRIGGFNANNAAILPGKCGVSIPYKISTSTNCASIKF